A DNA window from Gigantopelta aegis isolate Gae_Host chromosome 4, Gae_host_genome, whole genome shotgun sequence contains the following coding sequences:
- the LOC121369972 gene encoding WAP four-disulfide core domain protein 3-like produces MEGACAYPPCEKGPVCHRLPSSAPVDKPGHCGKPTGPADCQHACTSDHECPGTRKCCSNGCGMSCSRPMLTVKEGTCPHFQHSMIESCMVVCHLDQECTGSQKCCATGCGTTCTEPITIKTKPGICPAMMLVNHCFSQCASDESCPSFEKCCKSACGTSCQKPVGVVTSTTTARRCPKDVVVATDCWNRCSSDEDCFHNAMCCKTSCGRVCLSPSEGSSFYPQLGEEAIVLSTIS; encoded by the exons ATGGAAGGTGCCTGTGCTTACCCACCATGTGAAAAAGGACCGGTCTGCCACA GATTACCATCTAGTGCCCCAGTGGATAAGCCAGGCCACTGCGGCAAACCGACCGGGCCCGCTGACTGTCAGCATGCCTGTACGTCAGATCACGAGTGTCCTGGAACTCGCAAGTGCTGCAGCAATGGCTGCGGCATGTCTTGTAGTCGACCAATGTTGACAGTGAAAGAAGGCACCTGTCCACATTTTCAACATTCAATGATAG AAAGCTGCATGGTGGTGTGTCACTTGGACCAGGAATGCACTGGATCTCAGAAGTGTTGCGCCACTGGTTGCGGCACGACTTGCACGGAACCCATAACCATCAAGACGAAGCCGGGGATCTGTCCAGCCATGATGCTCGTCAACCACTGCTTCTCCCAATGTGCATCCGACGAGAGCTGTCCCAGCTTTGAGAAATGCTGCAAAAGCGCGTGCGGGACGTCCTGCCAGAAGCCGGTCGGGGTGGTGACCAGTACGACCACGGCGAGGCGGTGTCCCAAGGACGTGGTCGTCGCCACTGATTGCTGGAACAGGTGTTCATCTGATGAagactgttttcacaatgcTATGTGTTGTAAGACGTCCTGTGGACGAGTTTGTCTGAGTCCATCTGAGGGGTCGTCTTTTTACCCACAGCTCGGAGAAGAAGCGATTGTATTGTCTACAATATCATGA